The Chroococcidiopsis sp. TS-821 genome includes a region encoding these proteins:
- a CDS encoding precorrin-2 C(20)-methyltransferase encodes MTIGTLYGISVGPGDPELITIKGWRCLQQAPVVAFPAGVQGKQGLAQQIISQWLSPQQVQLALTFPYVQDMTVLTAAWKTAAEQVWQYLSQGDDVAFACEGDVSFYSTFTYLSQTLQTLQPTAIIKVIPGVCSPMAATAALGLPLTLRQERLAVLPALYTVEELETVLDWADVVVLMKVSSVYEQVWAVLQQRHLLENSWIVEYATLPQQKIYTDLRSHPTLQLAYFSLLIVQLWRSRNVVNQESI; translated from the coding sequence ATGACAATCGGTACTCTTTACGGCATTAGTGTAGGTCCAGGCGATCCTGAATTAATTACCATAAAGGGTTGGCGTTGTTTGCAACAAGCCCCAGTTGTGGCATTTCCCGCTGGAGTTCAGGGTAAACAAGGGCTAGCGCAGCAAATTATTTCACAGTGGTTGAGTCCGCAACAAGTGCAATTAGCACTTACTTTTCCGTACGTACAAGACATGACGGTACTAACTGCTGCATGGAAAACCGCAGCAGAACAAGTTTGGCAATATCTTAGTCAGGGCGATGACGTGGCTTTTGCGTGTGAAGGGGATGTTAGTTTTTACAGCACATTTACATACTTATCACAAACGCTACAAACACTCCAACCGACAGCAATTATTAAAGTTATTCCAGGAGTCTGTTCGCCGATGGCGGCTACCGCAGCGTTGGGATTGCCATTGACTTTGCGACAAGAGCGACTAGCTGTGTTACCAGCACTTTATACAGTGGAAGAATTGGAAACAGTATTGGATTGGGCAGATGTTGTTGTCTTGATGAAAGTCAGTTCTGTCTACGAGCAAGTGTGGGCGGTATTGCAGCAGCGCCATCTCTTAGAAAATAGCTGGATCGTTGAATACGCAACACTACCACAGCAAAAAATTTATACCGACTTGCGATCGCATCCGACATTGCAGTTAGCGTATTTTTCACTGCTCATCGTGCAACTTTGGCGATCGCGCAACGTCGTAAACCAAGAGTCAATCTAA
- a CDS encoding triacylglycerol lipase, which translates to MMLPIVILPGYLEGAIAYRELEQSLQQQGFPTVTVPLRRRDWLVTLGGRPVTPILQQLDCTVKQVLQQYNVSRINLIGHSAGGWISRIYLGDKPYISRGQVELTTPWQAHQYVATLITLGTPHTSLERWTRWSLDFVNHNYPGAFYPHVRYVCVAGKTIFGQRRHGSWLAYSSYQLTCGQGNCWGDGITPIVAAHLDGAENLIIEGVNHSPRSPGLWYGSPSILPFWSPYLA; encoded by the coding sequence TTGATGCTGCCGATTGTCATTTTGCCTGGATATCTGGAAGGTGCGATCGCTTATCGCGAACTCGAACAATCTTTGCAGCAACAGGGATTTCCTACTGTGACTGTACCGCTGCGGCGTCGCGATTGGTTAGTAACTTTGGGCGGTAGACCAGTAACACCAATCTTGCAGCAACTCGATTGCACTGTGAAACAAGTCTTACAGCAATATAATGTTTCCCGCATCAATTTGATCGGACACTCGGCTGGCGGATGGATTTCGCGCATCTACTTGGGAGATAAGCCTTATATTAGTCGCGGTCAAGTTGAATTAACAACGCCTTGGCAAGCGCATCAATACGTTGCGACATTAATAACTTTAGGCACGCCGCATACAAGTTTAGAACGCTGGACGCGCTGGAGTCTCGATTTTGTAAATCATAACTATCCTGGTGCTTTTTACCCGCACGTTCGTTATGTGTGTGTTGCTGGAAAAACCATCTTTGGGCAAAGACGTCACGGTAGTTGGTTAGCTTACAGTAGTTATCAATTAACTTGCGGTCAAGGCAATTGTTGGGGTGATGGAATTACGCCAATTGTAGCTGCACATCTTGATGGTGCAGAAAACCTAATCATTGAAGGCGTCAATCACTCGCCGCGATCGCCTGGTTTGTGGTACGGGTCGCCCTCGATTTTGCCTTTTTGGAGCCCGTACTTAGCATAA
- a CDS encoding cytochrome b N-terminal domain-containing protein yields the protein MKSYEFILRRLATILSIAIITLSVMAAVTGILLSFYYEPVAGQAYQSLEWINTEIPNGLLIHSIHNIAGHALIVTALVQIVVMFLGRQFRSSWLTAWISGILLTLTAIGLSWTAIILDWSQVGYWRFRIELSTIEAIPLIGGTLRNILTGGGAVNTTTVAHLYTIHSYLLSVGAIALAIVHLGGLLQQEKEMKGNAIEGATKAEQLQQRNFSQTLS from the coding sequence ATGAAATCGTATGAATTCATCCTGCGGCGACTCGCGACAATTTTATCGATAGCAATTATTACATTAAGCGTCATGGCCGCAGTGACAGGAATTTTGCTGTCTTTTTACTACGAACCGGTTGCAGGGCAAGCTTATCAATCCTTAGAGTGGATTAACACTGAAATTCCAAATGGCTTGTTAATTCACAGTATTCACAACATCGCAGGTCATGCTTTAATCGTCACCGCACTTGTTCAAATTGTTGTCATGTTCTTAGGGAGACAGTTTCGTTCGAGTTGGCTGACGGCTTGGATTAGTGGTATTTTACTAACTTTAACTGCCATTGGCTTAAGTTGGACAGCAATCATTCTCGACTGGAGTCAAGTTGGTTACTGGCGTTTTCGCATCGAGTTAAGCACGATTGAAGCCATTCCTTTAATTGGCGGAACGTTACGTAATATTCTGACAGGTGGCGGAGCCGTTAACACAACAACAGTTGCGCACCTTTACACCATACATAGCTATCTTCTCTCTGTAGGTGCGATCGCGCTTGCTATTGTTCACTTAGGAGGTTTACTACAGCAAGAAAAAGAAATGAAAGGTAATGCTATTGAAGGCGCAACAAAAGCTGAGCAATTACAACAAAGGAACTTCTCGCAAACACTTTCATAA
- a CDS encoding sodium:proton antiporter produces MEASFELTLQMVIAVAAGIGAQVVAEYLKVPSIVFLLLFGILLGADGIGLLHPHSLGPGLEVIVALSTAVILFEGGFNLELRELGKVSGSLRNLVTIGTAITLIGAGMAAHWLSEFPWTIAFLYASLVVVTGPTVISPLLKLVKVERQVATLLEGEGVLIDPVGAILAVVILDTILNGETDPIRAISGLILRLGIGGGIGAIGGLLFGLMFKRANFLSDELKNLVVLAGVWGLFTLAQLVRSESGLMATVVAGIVLRASSVPEERLLRRFKGQLTILGVSVLFILLSADLSLASILALGWGSLFTVLVLMFVIRPLNVGVCTWNSDLNWRQKLFLCWIAPRGIVSASVASLFSIFLTERGINGGDSIKALVFLTIILTVVCQGLTAGWIASWLQITSKEATGAVIVGCNPLSVLIARLLQERGEPVVMIDTDPVAAQQAETENIRVIVRSALDKGVLEEAELTSVGTFLAMTNNGEVNFVLAQRAAEEFNPPRVLAVFPRNPEANNTTGKAKVQQAFIADLPLKTWNEYLKDGRVKLGTTTLSDREFSFQQAHLQALMRTKEIVPLFLEREDRFTIASATEEWQPGDRIIYILHDPRPNLLKRLSGDRNATRLNVEKLSKVEEVPIPPL; encoded by the coding sequence ATGGAAGCATCGTTTGAACTTACCTTGCAAATGGTTATTGCTGTCGCTGCAGGCATCGGCGCTCAAGTAGTGGCAGAATACCTCAAAGTACCAAGTATCGTGTTTTTACTGCTATTTGGTATTTTGTTGGGTGCTGATGGCATTGGGCTGCTTCATCCCCACTCCCTCGGTCCTGGATTAGAAGTCATTGTCGCGCTTTCAACCGCAGTTATTTTGTTTGAGGGTGGGTTTAACCTAGAACTGCGCGAATTAGGCAAAGTTTCTGGCAGTTTGCGGAATTTAGTGACAATTGGTACCGCGATTACGCTGATCGGTGCGGGAATGGCGGCGCATTGGTTGAGTGAATTTCCCTGGACAATAGCTTTTCTTTATGCTTCCTTAGTTGTTGTTACTGGACCTACTGTTATTAGTCCATTACTTAAGCTTGTCAAAGTTGAACGTCAAGTCGCTACGCTGTTAGAAGGAGAGGGGGTTTTAATCGATCCTGTCGGAGCAATTCTTGCGGTTGTAATTCTGGACACGATTCTCAATGGCGAAACCGACCCCATTCGCGCGATCAGTGGCTTGATCTTACGTCTAGGTATTGGTGGTGGAATTGGGGCGATCGGTGGCTTGTTATTCGGCTTAATGTTCAAACGTGCCAATTTTTTATCCGACGAACTGAAAAATCTAGTTGTTTTAGCAGGAGTGTGGGGGTTATTTACTTTAGCCCAACTCGTTCGCAGTGAATCAGGATTAATGGCAACTGTTGTTGCAGGTATTGTCCTACGGGCTTCATCTGTACCAGAAGAAAGATTATTACGACGATTTAAAGGACAACTGACGATTCTAGGCGTGTCAGTGCTATTTATCTTACTCTCAGCAGATTTATCATTAGCGAGTATTTTAGCTTTAGGGTGGGGCAGCTTATTCACAGTTCTAGTATTAATGTTTGTCATTCGTCCACTGAATGTGGGTGTATGTACGTGGAATAGTGACCTAAATTGGCGACAAAAACTGTTTTTATGCTGGATCGCACCGCGGGGTATCGTTTCTGCGTCGGTTGCTTCTTTATTTTCTATATTCTTAACGGAACGCGGCATCAATGGTGGAGATTCGATTAAAGCACTCGTTTTCTTAACAATTATCTTGACTGTCGTTTGTCAAGGACTAACTGCAGGTTGGATTGCGAGTTGGCTACAAATTACTTCTAAAGAGGCAACAGGAGCAGTGATTGTCGGTTGTAATCCTTTGAGTGTCCTCATTGCTCGTTTGCTTCAAGAACGTGGCGAACCTGTAGTAATGATTGATACCGACCCTGTGGCAGCGCAACAAGCCGAAACGGAAAATATTCGCGTGATAGTGCGTAGTGCTTTAGATAAAGGCGTGTTAGAAGAAGCCGAACTTACCTCAGTGGGAACTTTTTTGGCAATGACGAATAATGGTGAGGTTAACTTTGTTTTAGCACAGCGGGCTGCGGAAGAGTTTAACCCTCCGCGAGTTTTGGCAGTTTTTCCTCGCAATCCTGAAGCAAATAATACTACGGGTAAAGCAAAGGTACAGCAAGCTTTTATTGCGGACTTGCCGCTAAAAACTTGGAATGAATACCTCAAAGATGGCAGAGTTAAGTTAGGAACAACAACTTTAAGCGATCGCGAGTTTTCTTTTCAACAAGCTCATTTACAAGCTTTGATGCGCACAAAAGAGATTGTTCCACTGTTTCTCGAACGCGAAGATCGTTTTACGATTGCATCAGCAACAGAAGAGTGGCAACCAGGCGATCGCATCATCTACATCTTGCACGATCCCAGACCAAATCTCTTAAAACGTTTGTCGGGCGATCGCAATGCAACGCGTTTGAACGTGGAAAAGCTTTCTAAAGTTGAAGAAGTCCCAATTCCACCACTTTAA
- a CDS encoding L-lactate dehydrogenase, producing MFFDNLFTSTSPENHSLIIRRPRKGVIIGAGQVGMACAYSLIIQNLLDEMVIVDINQHKLEGEVMDLNHGLPFVEPTLIRAGTLADGENADIVIITAGAKQKPGETRLDLVNRNVEIFQSLIPEVVKFCSTAILLIVTNPVDIMTYVCLKISGLPSSSVIGSGTVLDTARFRYLLAEKLQLDPRSLHAYIIGEHGDSEVPVWSKVNISGMHLLDEKCEPGKPIEPQLQEIFTKVKNAAYEIIQRKGATSYAIGLAVAQIVQSILRNQNRVLTVSSLINGIHGINDVCLSLPAVVNRQGVTRVVNLALNPTELDQLQHSAKVLRQTIERLDI from the coding sequence ATGTTTTTTGACAACTTATTTACATCTACATCACCAGAAAATCATTCGCTAATTATTCGCCGACCTCGTAAAGGAGTTATTATTGGTGCAGGTCAAGTAGGGATGGCTTGTGCTTATTCCCTAATTATCCAGAATCTTCTCGATGAAATGGTAATTGTTGATATCAATCAGCACAAGCTAGAAGGGGAAGTCATGGATTTAAATCACGGACTACCCTTTGTTGAACCAACACTCATTAGAGCAGGAACCTTAGCTGATGGTGAGAATGCAGATATTGTAATTATCACCGCAGGAGCTAAGCAAAAACCAGGAGAAACGCGTTTAGATTTAGTTAATAGAAATGTAGAAATTTTTCAAAGCTTAATTCCAGAAGTTGTTAAATTCTGTTCCACAGCAATTTTGCTGATTGTTACCAATCCAGTAGACATTATGACTTATGTCTGTCTCAAAATTTCTGGGCTACCTAGTTCTAGCGTGATTGGGTCAGGAACAGTTTTGGATACCGCACGTTTTCGCTATCTGCTAGCAGAAAAGTTGCAACTCGACCCGCGTAGTTTACACGCTTATATCATTGGCGAACATGGTGATAGTGAAGTTCCGGTTTGGAGCAAGGTGAATATATCTGGAATGCATCTTCTCGATGAAAAGTGCGAACCAGGTAAACCCATCGAGCCGCAGTTACAAGAAATTTTTACAAAAGTCAAAAATGCTGCCTACGAAATTATCCAGCGTAAAGGCGCAACTTCTTACGCGATCGGTTTAGCAGTCGCCCAAATTGTCCAGTCAATCTTACGCAATCAAAACCGAGTTTTAACTGTCAGCAGTTTGATTAACGGTATTCATGGCATTAACGATGTGTGTTTAAGTTTACCTGCGGTAGTCAATCGCCAGGGTGTAACGCGGGTTGTGAATCTAGCGTTAAATCCAACTGAATTAGATCAGTTACAGCATTCGGCTAAAGTTCTTCGCCAGACTATTGAGCGGTTGGATATTTAA
- a CDS encoding NAD(P)/FAD-dependent oxidoreductase, protein MESFDFVILGAGLGGLSAAACLTRQGHRVAVLEKHYLPGGCCHTFDYGEYSFCADVHYISQCGSGQAIAQFLNYIERDIEFNSLDPDCIDRVITPEVDFKIPLGWENLRSRLVATFPEEADAIDRYCDAIKQLHQEMHSLVREVSWFDQKWSDWLKLPKYWNLFTKRNWTLQDLYNRVGLSPKLQAILAGQSGDYALPPNEIALLTHTALVWDYSEGAYYPKHHFKHFVETIVEAIKAGGGVVQLSTPVEHIEVKQRQVQSVTAGGKTYQAVAYISDLDPKLTVQLMHNAHALSQRELQRLTGYEYSASAFNVYLGLDSRFDPQRYGIGNWNIWYYPNSNLNQAYQQQLLGNLHHPWIFLSCPTMKSHEPGMAPHGHHVLEIATVCPYEPFKQLHDTDPKAYKAKKREVYQEIMASVRDLIPDVDAYARMKVPGTPTTSEYYLGQPQGNIYGAKLTPRQVGLNRLGYHTELPNLFLVGASAGYPSVPGVIGNGMDVVELLTGQSIWDRQNAIASEELVHH, encoded by the coding sequence ATGGAAAGCTTCGATTTTGTGATTCTGGGAGCAGGATTAGGTGGACTTTCAGCAGCAGCGTGTTTGACTCGGCAAGGACATCGAGTAGCAGTACTAGAAAAACACTACTTACCAGGTGGATGCTGCCATACCTTTGATTATGGTGAATATAGCTTTTGTGCTGACGTGCACTATATTTCACAATGCGGTTCGGGACAAGCGATCGCACAGTTTCTCAATTACATTGAACGCGATATCGAATTTAACTCGCTCGACCCTGACTGTATTGACCGAGTAATTACACCCGAAGTTGATTTTAAAATTCCTTTAGGCTGGGAAAACTTGCGATCGCGCCTTGTGGCGACTTTTCCTGAAGAAGCGGATGCGATCGACCGTTATTGCGATGCCATTAAACAATTACATCAAGAAATGCACAGTTTAGTGCGCGAGGTTAGTTGGTTCGACCAAAAATGGTCTGATTGGTTAAAACTACCCAAATACTGGAACTTATTTACAAAGCGTAATTGGACGCTGCAAGACCTTTACAATCGCGTCGGGCTATCGCCAAAGCTGCAAGCTATCTTAGCAGGTCAAAGTGGCGATTATGCGCTGCCACCAAATGAAATTGCCTTGCTAACGCATACTGCACTTGTTTGGGATTATTCCGAAGGTGCTTATTATCCGAAGCATCACTTTAAGCATTTTGTAGAAACGATTGTCGAAGCTATCAAAGCAGGCGGCGGTGTTGTGCAATTATCTACCCCAGTCGAACACATCGAAGTTAAACAGCGTCAAGTACAAAGCGTTACTGCTGGAGGAAAAACGTATCAAGCCGTTGCTTACATCAGTGACCTCGATCCAAAATTAACAGTACAGTTGATGCATAACGCTCATGCGTTAAGTCAGCGCGAATTACAGCGGCTTACAGGTTACGAATATTCAGCTAGTGCCTTCAACGTTTACTTAGGGTTAGATTCCAGGTTTGATCCGCAAAGATATGGCATTGGTAACTGGAATATTTGGTATTACCCCAACAGCAACCTTAATCAAGCTTATCAACAACAACTTTTAGGCAACTTGCATCATCCTTGGATTTTCCTCTCTTGCCCTACAATGAAATCGCACGAACCAGGAATGGCTCCTCACGGTCATCATGTTTTAGAAATTGCGACTGTTTGTCCTTATGAGCCATTTAAGCAATTGCATGACACTGATCCAAAAGCTTACAAAGCTAAAAAGCGCGAAGTTTATCAAGAGATTATGGCAAGTGTGCGCGATTTGATTCCGGATGTTGATGCTTACGCTCGGATGAAGGTTCCTGGTACTCCGACAACGAGTGAATATTACTTGGGACAACCGCAAGGGAATATCTACGGTGCAAAGCTTACACCAAGGCAGGTAGGCTTAAATCGTCTGGGATATCACACTGAATTGCCAAATCTTTTCTTAGTGGGAGCTAGCGCAGGGTATCCCAGTGTACCTGGTGTCATTGGCAATGGCATGGATGTGGTTGAACTGCTGACAGGGCAATCTATTTGGGATCGTCAAAATGCGATCGCATCTGAGGAGTTAGTACACCACTAA
- a CDS encoding FkbM family methyltransferase, translated as MPYIAFIKKMVFDSTHCKAKTGLIKETPNGTDWYIYKSKADSLQVEVIFDIGANIGQTAIKFAQSFPQAKIFSFEPVTATFKQLKENTKNLSGISCFQIGLGSESGKYDIFLKSNSQCNSFVFDANNCISNASEEVIIKTVAEFCQENNIQKIDILKTDTEGFDLQVIQGAEALLKKNQVLFILSEVGFNPSDALHTNFFKLKSYLDTFNFEFLGFYDFGYSRKGSLKYCNALFHNRCFIQNT; from the coding sequence ATGCCTTATATCGCTTTTATAAAAAAAATGGTTTTTGATAGTACGCATTGTAAGGCAAAAACAGGCTTAATAAAAGAAACACCAAATGGGACTGATTGGTATATTTATAAGTCTAAAGCAGACTCTTTGCAAGTTGAAGTGATATTTGATATAGGTGCTAACATAGGGCAAACAGCTATTAAATTTGCTCAAAGTTTTCCGCAAGCAAAAATCTTCTCTTTTGAGCCAGTCACAGCAACATTTAAACAGTTAAAAGAAAATACTAAAAATCTTTCTGGTATTAGTTGCTTTCAAATTGGTTTGGGTTCTGAATCAGGGAAGTATGACATCTTTTTAAAATCGAACTCTCAATGCAATTCTTTTGTATTTGATGCCAATAATTGTATAAGTAATGCCTCTGAAGAAGTTATCATTAAAACAGTTGCGGAGTTTTGTCAAGAAAATAATATCCAGAAGATTGATATCTTAAAAACTGATACGGAAGGATTTGATTTACAGGTTATTCAAGGAGCCGAAGCTTTACTCAAAAAAAATCAAGTTCTATTTATCTTATCTGAAGTTGGTTTTAATCCTTCAGATGCTTTACATACTAACTTCTTTAAACTCAAATCATATTTAGACACATTTAATTTTGAGTTCCTTGGTTTTTACGATTTTGGTTACTCAAGAAAAGGGAGCTTAAAATATTGCAATGCCTTATTTCACAATAGGTGTTTCATTCAAAATACATAG
- a CDS encoding gamma-glutamylcyclotransferase codes for MSDGQGMIALTRAYLESRKLQELVLQSGLDLRVLNETELEQSIQDILKGRSHSDVWIFAYGSLIWNPTVKFSDRRVGTIYGWHRRFCLWTPLGRGTPENPGLMLGLDRGGSCRGIAYRIPAEDVLTELLILWRREMVVGSYTPRWVKVVDGKERWDAIAFTINHNHIMYAGDISSEVVVNSLATANGKLGTCADYLSQTIDGLMQYGIQDKHLLKLQKAVIAQQQLSIAL; via the coding sequence ATGAGTGACGGTCAAGGAATGATTGCGCTGACTCGTGCTTACTTGGAGTCGCGAAAATTACAGGAGCTAGTTTTACAGTCGGGGTTAGATTTACGTGTTTTGAATGAAACTGAACTAGAGCAATCAATACAAGATATTCTCAAGGGGCGATCGCACTCGGATGTCTGGATTTTTGCCTATGGTTCGTTGATTTGGAATCCAACGGTGAAGTTTAGCGATCGCCGTGTGGGGACAATTTATGGATGGCATCGCCGCTTTTGTTTGTGGACACCGCTGGGGCGAGGAACGCCGGAAAACCCAGGCTTAATGTTAGGACTCGATCGCGGAGGTAGCTGTCGCGGTATTGCCTATCGCATTCCAGCAGAGGATGTTCTTACAGAATTACTCATTCTCTGGCGGCGAGAAATGGTTGTTGGTTCGTATACTCCGCGGTGGGTAAAAGTTGTTGATGGCAAAGAACGCTGGGATGCGATCGCTTTCACAATCAACCACAACCATATTATGTACGCAGGCGATATTTCTTCTGAAGTTGTTGTCAACAGCCTAGCAACGGCTAACGGAAAACTTGGTACTTGTGCAGATTATCTTTCACAAACTATTGATGGTTTAATGCAGTACGGCATTCAAGACAAACACCTTTTAAAATTACAAAAAGCAGTGATAGCTCAACAGCAGTTATCGATCGCACTTTGA
- a CDS encoding DUF1995 family protein, protein MAEIPKTLEQAIAQAQGATQAAMADGYSLLQIEILIPELNPMPVAEQFLPALDSFGSQLKVFFPDAGAAALARRDWGSVPFKILDIGTGRVPVDQQVLPEDEAFLLVAPSAVEVTQVEKLHQAVGERPFILLNPRLEDVSIVGIGYAGRQLRARFLNTIESCYHLRPLDGAAVFRCYPSPWQVWLENKEGEYQLIAEQPKKPMGDELDLILSGKSLQQPGDTIQAKKSGIFASMQRFLRTLSR, encoded by the coding sequence ATGGCAGAAATTCCGAAAACACTGGAACAGGCGATCGCCCAAGCCCAAGGCGCAACCCAAGCAGCGATGGCTGATGGCTACTCTTTACTACAAATTGAGATTCTTATCCCAGAACTCAACCCAATGCCAGTTGCTGAGCAATTTCTTCCAGCATTAGACTCTTTTGGCAGTCAACTTAAAGTTTTCTTTCCTGATGCTGGTGCTGCTGCGCTAGCGCGTCGTGATTGGGGATCAGTACCATTTAAAATTCTAGATATTGGCACCGGGAGAGTCCCTGTCGATCAGCAAGTTTTGCCTGAAGATGAAGCATTTTTGTTAGTTGCACCTTCTGCAGTTGAAGTCACGCAGGTAGAGAAGTTGCATCAAGCTGTGGGAGAAAGACCTTTTATTCTCCTCAATCCTCGGCTAGAAGATGTTTCGATTGTTGGTATCGGCTACGCGGGGCGACAGTTACGGGCGCGTTTTCTCAATACGATTGAATCTTGTTACCATTTACGCCCACTTGATGGTGCAGCCGTATTTCGTTGTTATCCCTCGCCTTGGCAAGTTTGGCTAGAAAATAAAGAAGGCGAATATCAATTAATTGCTGAACAACCGAAGAAACCGATGGGTGATGAACTTGACTTAATTTTGTCAGGAAAAAGTCTCCAGCAGCCTGGAGATACTATACAAGCAAAAAAATCTGGAATTTTTGCAAGTATGCAAAGGTTTTTGCGTACTTTGAGTCGATGA